The following are from one region of the Sorghum bicolor cultivar BTx623 chromosome 2, Sorghum_bicolor_NCBIv3, whole genome shotgun sequence genome:
- the LOC8077455 gene encoding vacuolar protein sorting-associated protein 32 homolog 1 encodes MFAWILRGCRDESSASDQLKQARDVFKAKEAVLQKKISQEMERAKEFTKSGNKQAAMQCLKRKKYYESQMNQVGSVQLRINTKERMIADHMGNK; translated from the exons ATGTTCGCCTGGATCCTCCGGGGCTGCCGCGACGAGAGCTCCGCCTCCGACCAGCTCAAGCAG GCTCGTGATGTGTTCAAGGCCAAAGAGGCGGTGTTGCAAAAGAAGATCTCTCAAGAGATGGAACGGGCCAAGGAGTTCACAAAGTCGGGAAACAAACAGGCGGCAATGCAATGCTTGAAGAGGAAAAAGTACTATGAGAGTCAAATGAACCAGGTTGGAAGCGTTCAGCTACGCATTAATACCAAGGAGAGAATGATCGCTGATCACATGGGCAACAAGTAA